In Bos taurus isolate L1 Dominette 01449 registration number 42190680 breed Hereford chromosome 11, ARS-UCD2.0, whole genome shotgun sequence, one DNA window encodes the following:
- the RFX8 gene encoding DNA-binding protein RFX8 isoform X3, translating into MAKTMRMVLRNSRRVSVLKSDLCTIFHQGVLDSSQKVLPRDLSGADVLGENTEMKCLSSLISLLGTSTDLSVFMNCLSSNLQEFVFQPSRSKEEFLQLAASFQLRWNFLLTAVSKAMTLCHRDSFGSWHLFHLLLSEYVIHILQSCIEEEEEEDNVGSLKEILPDDQSPVQPDYEPHHPPDCPPAQEHESLSADPPRVMLRCKGQSPGATAGSSVVVRVPGFLVDTVTGNKLIQVLLEDKATESTIKLTLPLGQETLITLTDGQKFVIHISDVSQSSEDVYLTESNADTGDYLLD; encoded by the exons ATGGCGAAG ACCATGAGGATGGTGCTGAGAAACAGCAGGAGGGTCAGCGTCCTGAAGTCGGATCTATGCACCATCTTCCATCAGGGCGTTTTGGATAGTTCCCAGAAAGTCCTGCCCAGGGACCTGAGCGGCGCCGATGTCCTGGGAGAGAACACAGAGATGAAAT GTTTGAGCAGTTTAATTTCTTTGCTGGGGACATCAACAGATCTCAGTGTATTCATGAATTGTCTGTCTTCGAATCTCCAAGAATTTGTCTTCCAG CCAAGCAGAAGCAAAGAGGAGTTTCTCCAATTGGCCGCCAGCTTCCAGCTGAGGTGGAATTTCCTCCTCACGGCAGTGAGCAAAGCCATGACCCTCTGTCATAGAGACAGCTTCG GCTCCTGGCACCTGTTTCACTTGCTGCTTTCGGAATATGTGATTCACATACTTCAGTCGTGCattgaggaggaagaggaggaggacaaCGTGGGAAGTCTCAAGGAGATACTGCCAGATGACCAGTCTCCTGTCCAGCCAGACTATGAGCCCCACCACCCTCCAGACTGCCCCCCAGCTCAGGAGCATGAAAGCCTGAGTGCGGATCCCCCCCGGGTGATGCTCAGATGCAAGGGCCAGAGCCCCGGTGCCACGGCGGGGAGCAGTGTGGTGGTCAGGGTGCCTGGCTTCCTCGTAGACACCGTCACGGGCAACAAG CTCATCCAGGTATTGTTGGAGGATAAAGCCACAGAAAGCACCATCAAACTCACCCTTCCTCTGGGACAAGAGACCCTCATAACCCTGACAGATGGACAGAAATTTGTGATCCACATATCGGATGTATCCCAAAGCTCTGAGGATGTTTATCTTACGGAAAGTAATGCTGACACGGGAGATTATTTATTGGACTAG